From the Ctenopharyngodon idella isolate HZGC_01 chromosome 3, HZGC01, whole genome shotgun sequence genome, one window contains:
- the lrfn4b gene encoding uncharacterized protein lrfn4b, giving the protein MGKIRAPPANAVLAVPATLAWEGHQHLVQAMIDSGAAGNFLDLTLAKELKIPTQLLPHPQAVTALDGRPLEPGKVTEATQSLQLTICQHQQEETFYLIDSPEYPIILGHPWLRRHNPHIDWLTSTILSWGSTCQLTCLRQSPPAPSSEFQESVDLSRVPSVYHQFKAVFSKSRATSLPPHRTYDCAIDLLPGSCPPRGRIFSLSPPERSAMDTYIKESVAAGIIRASTSPAGAGFFFVEKKDGGLRPCIDYRGLNKITVRNRYPLPLMATAFELLQGASIFSKLDLRNAYHLVRIRQGDEWKTAFNTPTGHYEYLVMPFGLTNAPAVFQALINDVLRDLLNQFVFVYLDDILIFSRSLEEHEGHVSRVLQRLLDNHLYVKPEKCDFHVTQAQFLGFIVTPGHLEMDPKKVEAVHNWPIPATVKEVQRFIGFANFYRRFIKNFSSVVAPLTALTKGGGAKIHWGPEAAGAFEDLKRRFTSAPILVIPDPEKPFVVEVDASEVGVGAILSQRGEDGKLHPCAFMSRRLSDAERNYHVGDRELLAVKLALEEWRHWLEGAQHPFQVLTDHKNLEYLQQAKRLNTRQARWSLFFNRFQFLLSYRPGTKNVKPDALSRAYSPETQEKPLTSIIPRSRIVAPLQWELERVVREALAREPDPGGGPAGRLFVPLSARAQVLQWGHESPLTCHPGTARTLDFLQRRFWWPSIKNDVKVYVEACPVCNQGKSTRQRPQGLLRPLPVPRRPWSHLSLDFVTGLPPSQGNTVILVVVDRFSKAARFIPLPKLPTAKETAELLMNHVFRIFGIPLDIVSDRGPQFSSRFWGAFCRLIGATASLSSGFHPESNGQTERINQDLETTLRCMAASNPTSWATYIIWAEYAHNTLQSSATGLSPFECQFGYTPPLFPEEQAQVGVPSAQRFVQRCRLTWRKARHTLLRTSQRYQSQANRRRRTAPNFRAGQRVWLATKNLPLRVESKKLSQKYIGPFRIARKVNPVSYRLFLPRSLRINPTFHVSLLKPVLSSPFAPPHRPPPPPRIINGQPAYTVHRILDSRRVQNSLQYLVDWEGYGPEERSWVPAKDILDPSLIREFRTRRPGCSGRNVRSRS; this is encoded by the coding sequence ATGGGGAAGATTAGAGCTCCTCCTGCTAACGCCGTCCTAGCTGTTCCAGCTACCTTGGCCTGGGAGGGCCACCAGCATCTGGTCCAGGCTATGATTGATTCTGGTGCCGCAGGCAACTTCCTGGATCTAACCTTGGCTAAGGAACTTAAGATCCCTACCCAACTTCTTCCTCACCCCCAGGCAGTTACCGCTTTGGATGGCAGACCTCTGGAACCGGGCAAAGTAACAGAGGCCACTCAGTCCCTGCAACTTACTATCTGTCAACACCAGCAGGAGGAGACCTTCTATCTTATTGACTCCCCCGAGTACCCTATTATCCTGGGTCATCCTTGGCTGCGAAGACATAATCCCCATATCGACTGGCTCACTAGCACCATTCTAAGCTGGGGTTCCACTTGCCAACTCACCTGCCTGCGTCAGAGTCCCCCAGCTCCTAGTTCTGAGTTTCAAGAGTCTGTCGACCTGTCCCGAGTCCCTAGTGTTTATCATCAGTTCAAGGCAGTGTTCAGCAAGTCCCGGGCTACCTCCTTACCACCTCACCGCACTTACGACTGTGCTATTGATCTGCTCCCTGGCTCCTGCCCTCCCAGGGGTCGGATCTTCTCCTTATCTCCCCCCGAGCGCTCGGCTATGGATACCTACATTAAGGAGTCTGTGGCAGCTGGCATCATCCGTGCCTCTACTTCCCCGGCTGGGGCGGGTTTCTTCTTTGTTGAGAAGAAAGACGGGGGTCTTAGGCCTTGTATTGATTACCGGGGCCTCAACAAGATCACGGTTAGGAATCGATACCCCCTACCTCTCATGGCCACGGCTTTTGAGCTGCTTCAAGGGGCTTCCATTTTTAGTAAACTGGATCTCCGCAATGCTTACCATCTTGTGCGTATCCGGcagggggacgaatggaagactGCCTTCAACACCCCCACGGGCCACTATGAGTATCTCGTGATGCCGTTCGGGCTCACCAATGCCCCCGCAGTGTTCCAAGCACTGATTAATGACGTTCTCCGGGACCTGCTTAATCAATTCGTCTTTGTATACCTGGACGATATCCTCATTTTCTCAAGGTCACTGGAGGAGCATGAGGGGCATGTTAGCAGGGTTCTCCAGAGACTCCTTGACAATCATCTCTACGTAAAGCCCGAGAAGTGTGATTTTCATGTTACCCAGGCTCAGTTTCTCGGGTTCATCGTCACTCCTGGCCACCTGGAGATGGACCCTAAGAAGGTTGAGGCAGTTCACAACTGGCCCATACCTGCCACAGTCAAGGAGGTTCAACGTTTCATTGGCTTTGCGAACTTCTATAGGAGGTTCATTAAGAATTTCAGCTCTGTGGTGGCCCCCTTGACGGCGCTTACCAAGGGAGGAGGAGCCAAGATTCACTGGGGTCCAGAGGCAGCAGGGGCTTTCGAGGATCTCAAGCGCCGCTTCACTTCCGCTCCCATTCTTGTGATCCCTGACCCAGAAAAACCTTTCGTGGTGGAGGTGGACGCCTCAGAGGTGGGGGTAGGGGCCATCCTATCTCAGAGGGGTGAGGATGGAAAGTTACACCCTTGCGCCTTCATGTCCCGCCGCCTGTCGGATGCTGAGCGCAACTACCACGTGGGGGATCGTGAATTGCTCGCGGTAAAACTTGCCTTGGAGGAGTGGCGCCACTGGCTCGAGGGGGCTCAGCACCCTTTCCAGGTTCTTACAGACCACAAGAACCTAGAATATCTCCAGCAGGCTAAGCGGTTAAACACTCGGCAAGCTCGATGGTCTCTGTTTTTTAATCGATTCCAGTTTCTCCTATCTTACAGACCCGGCACCAAGAACGTCAAGCCGGATGCCTTGTCTCGAGCCTACTCTCCCGAGACACAAGAGAAGCCTTTGACATCGATTATTCCGAGGTCTAGGATTGTCGCGCCCCTTCAGTGGGAACTGGAAAGGGTGGTGCGAGAGGCCCTTGCCCGTGAGCCCGATCCAGGAGGTGGTCCCGCTGGACGCCTGTTCGTTCCTCTATCTGCCCGGGCCCAGGTCTTGCAGTGGGGTCATGAGTCTCCCTTGACTTGCCATCCAGGAACTGCTCGCACACTTGACTTCCTCCAGCGGCGGTTTTGGTGGCCGTCCATCAAAAATGACGTTAAGGTCTATGTGGAGGCCTGCCCCGTGTGCAATCAAGGAAAGTCTACACGTCAGCGTCCTCAAGGACTGCTCCGTCCCTTACCTGTCCCCCGCAGGCCATGGTCGCACCTTTCTCTGGACTTTGTTACGGGACTCCCACCATCCCAGGGCAACACAGTCATCCTGGTGGTTGTAGACCGGTTCTCTAAAGCTGCCCGGTTCATTCCCCTGCCCAAGCTGCCTACGGCCAAGGAGACTGCAGAGCTCCTCATGAACCATGTCTTCCGGATATTCGGTATTCCCCTGGACATTGTCTCCGACCGAGGTCCCCAGTTCTCGTCCCGGTTCTGGGGAGCCTTCTGCAGGCTTATTGGGGCCACTGCCAGCCTATCATCTGGGTTCCATCCAGAGTCTAATGGCCAGACGGAACGGATTAATCAGGATCTGGAGACCACTCTGCGGTGTATGGCGGCCAGTAATCCCACGTCTTGGGCCACCTATATCATTTGGGCTGAATATGCCCACAACACCCTCCAGTCCTCGGCCACTGGACTATCCCCCTTTGAATGCCAGTTTGGATATACCCCTCCATTATTCCCCGAGGAACAGGCGCAAGTTGGTGTTCCCTCAGCCCAGCGCTTTGTCCAACGCTGTCGGCTAACGTGGAGGAAGGCTAGGCATACCCTCCTTCGGACCTCCCAGAGATACCAAAGTCAGGCTAATCGCCGCCGCCGGACAGCCCCTAATTTCCGAGCCGGTCAAAGAGTTTGGCTAGCTACGAAGAACCTGCCCCTCCGGGTCGAGTCCAAGAAACTTTCCCAGAAATACATTGGCCCTTTTCGCATAGCAAGGAAAGTTAACCCTGTTTCTTATCGTTTATTTCTCCCTCGTTCCCTTAGAATTAACCCCACGTTTCATGTCTCATTACTAAAACCTGTCTTGTCTTCTCCCTTTGCCCCCCCACACAGACCCCCTCCACCTCCCAGGATCATCAACGGCCAGCCAGCCTACACGGTACACCGGATACTGGACTCCCGGAGGGTCCAGAACTCACTTCAGTatctggtggactgggagggctaCGGGCCGGAGGAGCGCTCCTGGGTTCCAGCCAAAGACATCCTGGACCCAAGTTTGATCCGAGAATTTCGCACCCGGAGGCCGGGGTGTTCTGGAAGGAACGTCAGGAGCCGTTCCTAG